From one Streptomyces sp. NBC_01478 genomic stretch:
- a CDS encoding glycoside hydrolase family 31 protein, giving the protein MNQPAEIQSEVSLAQSSPTVGTFRERDGALEWSGRQETLRIEPWGPDAVRVRARLGGPLLDGLPGALLDEAPPTEATVKIEEGQGTLTVGKLTVEVDAEGLVRFLRTEDSTELLAEARAHFWWPGSRLYTAVGNGHHRLEQRFAAYEDEKLYGLGQHQHGKLDQKGLVLDLVQRNAEVGIPVLVSSRGYTLLWNNPAIGRVELAGNGTRWVADSARQLDYWITAGDPADGQRRYSAVTGRTPMLPTWAAGFWQCKLRYRTQAELLAVAREYKRRGLPLSAIVCDFFHWTHLGDWKFDPAEWPDPAAMVAELNELGVKLVVSVWPSVSPLSENHSVLEQRGYLIGTQYGPMAHADWPDKGVASTVQVAFYDATNPEARAFLWSKIRDNYLVPYGITAFWLDACEPELKPGFPENLRYWAGPGLEVGNVYPAENSRTFHEGLLAEGESEVITLNRSAWAGSQRYGAALWSGDIGTDFPTLRRQLAAGLNTALSGIPWWNTDIGGFHGGDPDDPAYQEVMVRWFQFGALSPLMRLHGFRDPGMPLGPDMTGGPNEVWSYGDRALPILEKYLRLRERLKPYILDVMRAAHEEGLPVMRPLFLEFPEDPAAWSVDDAYLFGPDLLVAPVLTAGATVRTAYLPAGVWWTDAWTGETYEGGTPVTVDAPLDRIPLFLRDGATLPVAE; this is encoded by the coding sequence GTGAACCAGCCTGCCGAAATCCAGTCCGAGGTCAGTCTCGCGCAGTCCTCCCCCACCGTCGGAACGTTCCGTGAGCGGGACGGCGCGCTGGAGTGGAGCGGCCGTCAGGAGACCCTGCGGATCGAACCGTGGGGTCCGGACGCGGTCCGGGTCAGGGCCCGGCTCGGCGGTCCGCTGCTCGACGGGCTGCCGGGCGCGCTCCTGGACGAGGCACCGCCCACCGAGGCCACCGTCAAGATCGAGGAGGGTCAAGGGACCCTGACCGTGGGCAAGTTGACCGTCGAGGTCGACGCCGAGGGCCTGGTCCGCTTCCTGCGCACCGAGGACTCCACCGAACTCCTCGCCGAGGCCCGCGCCCACTTCTGGTGGCCCGGCTCGCGCCTCTACACGGCGGTCGGCAACGGCCATCACCGCCTGGAGCAGCGCTTCGCCGCCTACGAGGACGAGAAGCTGTACGGCCTCGGGCAGCACCAGCACGGGAAGTTGGACCAGAAGGGGCTGGTGCTCGACCTGGTCCAGCGCAACGCCGAGGTCGGCATCCCGGTGCTCGTCTCCAGCCGCGGCTACACCCTGCTGTGGAACAACCCGGCGATCGGCCGCGTGGAGCTGGCCGGCAACGGCACGCGCTGGGTGGCCGATTCGGCCCGGCAGCTCGACTACTGGATCACCGCGGGCGACCCGGCCGACGGCCAGCGCCGCTACAGCGCGGTGACGGGCCGTACGCCGATGCTGCCGACGTGGGCGGCGGGCTTCTGGCAGTGCAAGCTGCGCTACCGCACCCAGGCCGAACTCCTCGCCGTGGCACGGGAGTACAAGCGCCGGGGCCTGCCCCTCTCGGCGATCGTCTGCGACTTCTTCCACTGGACGCACCTGGGCGACTGGAAGTTCGACCCGGCCGAGTGGCCCGACCCGGCGGCGATGGTCGCCGAACTGAACGAACTGGGCGTGAAGTTGGTGGTGAGCGTCTGGCCGTCGGTGTCACCCCTGAGCGAGAACCACTCGGTGCTGGAACAGCGCGGGTACCTCATCGGCACCCAGTACGGCCCGATGGCCCACGCCGACTGGCCGGACAAGGGCGTCGCCTCGACCGTCCAGGTCGCCTTCTACGACGCCACCAACCCCGAGGCCCGGGCGTTCCTGTGGTCGAAGATCCGCGACAACTACCTTGTGCCGTACGGCATCACGGCCTTCTGGCTGGACGCCTGCGAGCCCGAGCTGAAGCCGGGGTTCCCGGAGAACCTGCGCTACTGGGCGGGCCCGGGCCTGGAGGTCGGCAACGTCTATCCGGCGGAGAACTCCCGTACGTTCCACGAAGGCCTGCTGGCCGAGGGGGAGTCGGAGGTCATCACCCTCAACCGCTCGGCGTGGGCGGGCAGTCAGCGCTACGGTGCCGCGCTCTGGTCGGGTGACATCGGCACCGACTTCCCCACCCTGCGCCGCCAGTTGGCCGCGGGCCTCAACACCGCGCTCTCCGGCATCCCTTGGTGGAACACGGACATCGGCGGCTTCCACGGCGGCGACCCGGACGACCCGGCGTACCAGGAAGTCATGGTCCGCTGGTTTCAGTTCGGCGCGCTTTCACCGTTGATGCGGCTGCACGGCTTCCGCGACCCGGGCATGCCGCTGGGCCCCGACATGACCGGCGGCCCCAACGAGGTCTGGTCGTACGGCGATCGGGCCCTGCCGATCCTGGAGAAGTACCTGCGGCTGCGCGAGCGCCTCAAGCCCTACATCCTCGACGTGATGCGCGCCGCGCACGAGGAGGGGCTGCCGGTGATGCGGCCGCTGTTCCTGGAGTTCCCCGAGGACCCGGCGGCCTGGTCGGTGGACGACGCGTATCTCTTCGGCCCCGACCTGCTGGTCGCGCCGGTGCTGACGGCGGGCGCCACGGTCCGTACGGCCTATCTCCCGGCGGGCGTGTGGTGGACGGACGCGTGGACGGGCGAGACGTACGAGGGCGGTACGCCGGTCACGGTCGACGCCCCGCTGGACCGGATCCCGCTGTTCCTGCGGGACGGGGCGACGTTGCCGGTGGCGGAGTAG
- a CDS encoding LacI family DNA-binding transcriptional regulator, with the protein MVTLAEVAQHAGVSASTVSYVLSGKRSISGATRQRVEQSIRELGYHPNAGARALASSRSNIIALMVPLRTDMYVPVMMEIAIAVATTARLHGYDVLLLTGEEGPDAVRRVTGSGLADAMILMDVELDDERLPLLRGTDQPSVLIGLPADTTGLTCVDLDFGATGALCVEHLAKLGHQDIAVIGEAPAVYERHTGFAERTLDGLRSRARELGLRVLHRPCEGGYDAMTTTLARIFDERPGTTGFVVQNESAVEPLLALLRQQGRAVPEDVSVVAVCPDQVATQASVRLTSVAIPAQEMGRYAVEHLVAKLDGRGSDEVVLIAPELTVRASTGPAPSAS; encoded by the coding sequence ATGGTCACCCTCGCCGAGGTCGCCCAGCACGCCGGAGTCTCGGCGAGCACGGTGAGCTATGTCCTCAGCGGCAAGCGGTCCATCTCCGGAGCCACCCGGCAGCGGGTCGAGCAGAGCATCCGCGAGCTGGGCTACCACCCGAACGCGGGCGCCCGCGCCCTGGCCAGCAGCCGGTCGAACATCATCGCGCTGATGGTGCCGCTGCGCACCGACATGTATGTGCCGGTGATGATGGAGATCGCCATCGCCGTGGCGACCACCGCCCGGCTGCACGGCTACGACGTGCTGCTGCTCACCGGCGAGGAAGGCCCCGACGCGGTCCGCCGGGTCACCGGCAGCGGACTCGCCGACGCGATGATCCTGATGGACGTCGAACTCGACGACGAGCGGCTGCCGTTGCTGCGCGGCACCGACCAACCCTCCGTACTCATCGGCCTCCCCGCCGACACCACCGGACTGACCTGCGTCGACCTCGACTTCGGGGCCACCGGCGCGCTGTGCGTCGAGCACCTCGCCAAGCTCGGTCACCAGGACATCGCTGTCATCGGCGAGGCGCCCGCGGTGTACGAGCGGCACACCGGTTTCGCGGAGCGCACCCTCGACGGACTCCGGTCCCGGGCACGGGAGTTGGGCCTGCGGGTGCTGCACCGGCCGTGCGAGGGCGGGTACGACGCGATGACGACGACCCTGGCCCGGATCTTCGACGAGCGCCCCGGCACCACGGGCTTCGTCGTGCAGAACGAGTCGGCGGTCGAGCCGCTGCTCGCGCTGCTGCGCCAGCAGGGCCGGGCCGTGCCGGAGGACGTGTCGGTGGTCGCGGTCTGCCCCGACCAGGTCGCCACCCAGGCCTCGGTGCGGCTGACGTCCGTCGCCATCCCCGCGCAGGAGATGGGCCGTTACGCCGTGGAGCACCTGGTGGCCAAGCTGGACGGCCGCGGCAGCGACGAAGTCGTGCTGATCGCACCGGAGTTGACGGTGCGGGCGAGTACGGGACCGGCGCCGTCAGCGTCTTGA
- a CDS encoding GH12 family glycosyl hydrolase domain-containing protein, whose product MQHRRPRLSKKAKVLAAGAVALAALAGVTVARAGESSKKCGAFDTVTLGKYYVNNNLWGQDKATGSQCVWDNSRSGSAISWGTSFGWANNGKGTDADVKSYASTVLGWHWGWKVDKATTGLPIRVGDRKPVKTTWDFSLSSDPGTLDVAYDLWLHSKNTADWADRPTDEIMIWLDRQGGAGPLGTKYGSVSLDGAMWDIYQGDIGWNVYSFVRRSNTTKATLNIDDFTQALVRRKLLSNDKYLSGIESGTEVFKGSGRLDTKAYSVDIG is encoded by the coding sequence ATGCAACACCGCAGACCCCGCCTCTCGAAGAAGGCGAAGGTGCTGGCCGCAGGCGCGGTCGCCCTCGCGGCTCTCGCCGGCGTCACCGTCGCCCGGGCGGGCGAGTCGAGCAAGAAGTGCGGGGCCTTCGACACCGTGACGCTCGGCAAGTACTACGTGAACAACAACCTCTGGGGTCAGGACAAGGCCACCGGCAGCCAGTGCGTGTGGGACAACTCCCGGTCGGGGTCGGCCATTTCGTGGGGCACGTCGTTCGGTTGGGCCAACAACGGCAAGGGCACCGACGCGGATGTGAAGTCGTACGCCAGTACCGTCCTCGGCTGGCACTGGGGCTGGAAGGTCGACAAGGCGACCACCGGGCTCCCGATCCGCGTCGGCGACCGCAAGCCGGTGAAGACGACCTGGGACTTCTCGCTCAGCAGCGACCCCGGCACGCTCGACGTCGCCTACGACCTGTGGCTGCACTCCAAGAACACCGCCGACTGGGCCGACCGGCCCACCGACGAGATCATGATCTGGCTCGACCGGCAGGGCGGCGCGGGCCCGCTCGGCACCAAGTACGGCAGCGTCAGCCTCGACGGCGCGATGTGGGACATCTACCAGGGCGACATCGGCTGGAACGTGTACTCCTTCGTCCGCCGCAGCAACACCACCAAGGCGACCCTGAACATCGACGACTTCACCCAGGCCCTGGTCCGGCGCAAGCTGCTCAGCAACGACAAGTACCTCTCCGGTATCGAGTCCGGCACCGAGGTCTTCAAGGGCTCGGGACGCCTTGACACAAAGGCGTACTCCGTCGACATCGGCTGA
- a CDS encoding acyl-CoA dehydrogenase family protein → MSAPPSKPTVTEREARQVAEAAREQDWRKPSFAKELFLGRFRLDLIHPHPLPADEDARRGEEFLAKLRVFCETRIDAARIEREARIPDEVISGLKELGALGMKIDTKYGGLGLTQVYYNKALALAGSACPAVGVLLSAHQSIGVPQPLKLFGTDEQKAEFLPRCARTDISAFLLTEPDVGSDPARLATSAVRDGDSYVLDGVKLWTTNGVIADLLVVMARVPRTEDNKGGITAFVVETDSPGITVENRNAFMGLRGIENGVTRFHQVRVPAANRIGPEGAGLKIALTTLNTGRLSLPASCVAAGKWCLKIAREWSAAREQWGRPIAEHEAVGKKISFIAATTFALEAVLDLSSQMADEDRNDIRIEGALAKLFSSEMGWLMADELVQIRGGRGFETAESLAARGEKAVPAEQVLRDLRINRIFEGSTEIMHLLIAREAVDAHLKVAGDLIDPDKSLQDKAKAGANAGVFYAKWLPKLVAGSGQLPGTYGEFRHGIDLSKHLRYVERSARKLARSTFYAMSRWQGRMETKQGFLGRIVDIGAELFAMSAVCVRAELLRTQGDHGREAYQLADAFCEQSRIRVEELFGRLWTNTDDLDRKVVKGVMGGAYTWLEEGIVDPSGEGPWIADASAGPSKLDNVHRTVD, encoded by the coding sequence ATGTCCGCTCCACCCAGCAAACCCACCGTCACCGAGCGAGAAGCCCGGCAGGTGGCGGAGGCCGCCCGGGAACAGGACTGGCGCAAGCCCAGCTTCGCCAAGGAACTGTTCCTCGGCCGCTTCCGTCTCGACCTGATCCATCCCCATCCCCTCCCGGCGGACGAGGACGCCCGGCGCGGCGAGGAGTTCCTCGCGAAACTGCGCGTCTTCTGCGAGACGCGGATCGACGCCGCCCGCATCGAACGAGAAGCGCGCATCCCCGACGAGGTCATCAGCGGCCTCAAGGAGCTCGGCGCCCTCGGCATGAAGATCGACACCAAGTACGGCGGCCTCGGCCTCACCCAGGTGTACTACAACAAGGCGCTGGCGCTGGCGGGTTCGGCCTGCCCGGCGGTCGGTGTGCTGCTCTCGGCGCACCAGTCGATCGGCGTACCGCAGCCGCTGAAACTGTTCGGCACCGACGAGCAGAAGGCCGAGTTCCTGCCCCGCTGCGCCCGCACCGACATCAGCGCCTTCCTGCTCACCGAACCGGACGTCGGCTCCGACCCGGCGCGCCTCGCGACCAGCGCGGTGCGGGACGGGGACTCGTACGTCCTCGACGGGGTGAAGCTCTGGACCACCAACGGCGTGATCGCCGACCTGCTGGTCGTGATGGCCCGGGTGCCGAGGACCGAGGACAACAAGGGCGGCATCACGGCGTTCGTCGTGGAGACCGACTCGCCCGGCATCACCGTCGAGAACCGCAACGCCTTCATGGGCCTGCGCGGCATCGAGAACGGCGTCACCCGCTTCCACCAGGTCCGGGTCCCGGCCGCGAACCGCATCGGCCCCGAGGGCGCGGGCCTGAAGATCGCCCTCACCACCCTCAACACCGGCCGCCTCTCCCTCCCCGCGTCCTGCGTCGCGGCCGGCAAATGGTGTCTGAAGATCGCCCGTGAGTGGTCGGCGGCCCGTGAGCAGTGGGGCAGGCCGATCGCCGAGCACGAGGCGGTGGGCAAGAAGATCTCCTTCATCGCGGCCACGACCTTCGCCCTGGAGGCCGTACTCGACCTGTCCTCGCAGATGGCCGACGAGGACCGCAACGACATCCGCATCGAGGGCGCGCTGGCCAAGCTCTTCTCCTCCGAGATGGGCTGGCTGATGGCCGACGAACTGGTCCAGATCCGCGGCGGCCGGGGCTTCGAGACGGCCGAGTCGCTCGCGGCCCGCGGCGAGAAGGCGGTCCCCGCCGAACAGGTCCTGCGCGACCTCCGGATCAACCGCATCTTCGAGGGCTCGACGGAGATCATGCACCTCCTGATCGCCCGCGAGGCCGTCGACGCCCACCTCAAGGTCGCCGGCGACCTCATCGACCCCGACAAGTCCCTCCAGGACAAGGCGAAGGCGGGCGCGAACGCGGGCGTCTTCTACGCCAAGTGGCTCCCGAAGCTGGTCGCGGGCAGCGGCCAACTCCCGGGCACCTACGGCGAGTTCCGCCACGGCATCGACCTCTCCAAGCACCTGCGCTACGTCGAGCGAAGCGCCCGCAAACTGGCCCGCTCCACCTTCTACGCCATGTCCCGCTGGCAGGGCCGGATGGAGACCAAGCAGGGCTTCCTGGGCCGGATCGTCGACATCGGCGCGGAGCTCTTCGCGATGAGCGCGGTCTGCGTACGGGCCGAACTCCTGCGCACCCAGGGCGATCACGGCCGCGAGGCCTACCAACTCGCCGACGCCTTCTGCGAACAGTCCCGCATCCGCGTCGAGGAACTCTTCGGCCGGTTGTGGACCAACACCGACGACCTCGACCGCAAGGTGGTCAAGGGAGTCATGGGCGGCGCGTACACCTGGCTGGAGGAGGGCATCGTCGACCCGTCGGGCGAGGGCCCGTGGATCGCCGACGCCTCCGCCGGCCCGAGCAAACTGGACAACGTGCACCGGACCGTCGACTAG
- a CDS encoding lamin tail domain-containing protein encodes MRIRAALPALAGAAILTGTLLSTPAEAAGGVTIYHVWFDSPGSDNRSNTSLNGEWVQIKNTSRSAISLKGWVLKDVSNHRYVFKNIKIGAGKYIKVHTGKGTDTASNTYQGRAAYVWNNTSDTATLTRATGSKVDTCSWTTRDPSDKYC; translated from the coding sequence ATGCGGATACGCGCTGCCCTGCCCGCGCTCGCGGGCGCCGCGATACTCACCGGCACCCTGCTGAGCACTCCGGCCGAGGCCGCCGGCGGGGTCACGATCTACCACGTCTGGTTCGACAGCCCGGGCTCGGACAACCGGTCCAACACGAGCCTCAACGGCGAGTGGGTGCAGATCAAGAACACCAGCCGGTCGGCGATCTCGCTCAAGGGGTGGGTCCTCAAGGACGTCTCGAACCACCGCTACGTCTTCAAGAACATCAAGATCGGCGCCGGCAAGTACATCAAGGTGCACACCGGCAAGGGCACGGACACCGCGTCGAACACGTACCAGGGCCGTGCCGCGTACGTCTGGAACAACACCAGCGACACGGCGACGCTGACCAGAGCGACCGGCAGCAAGGTCGACACCTGTTCGTGGACGACGCGGGATCCGAGCGACAAGTACTGCTGA
- the dxr gene encoding 1-deoxy-D-xylulose-5-phosphate reductoisomerase, producing MSDSPAPLADPHLVYDPVVGDGPKALVILGSTGSIGTQAIDLVLRNPDRFRVTALSANGGRVGLLAEQAYQLRVRTVAVAREDVVPALREALAAQYGTGEPLPEILAGPDAATQVAASDCHTVLNGITGSIGLAPTLAALEAGRVLALANKESLIVGGPLVKALAKPGQIIPVDSEHAALFQALAAGTRADVRKLVVTASGGPFRGRTKADLARVTVEEALAHPTWAMGPVITINSATLVNKGLEVIEAHLLYDIPFDRIEVVVHPQSYVHSMVEFTDGSTLAQATPPDMRGPIAIGLGWPERVPDAAPAFDWSKASTWEFFPLDTDAFPSVGLARHVGQLAGTAPAVFNAANEECVEAFRAGALPFNGIMETVTRVVEEHGTPATGTSLTVPDVLEAETWARARARELTAQTTTANAEARA from the coding sequence ATGAGCGACAGCCCAGCACCCCTCGCCGACCCACATCTCGTCTACGACCCCGTCGTGGGCGACGGTCCCAAGGCCCTGGTGATCCTCGGGTCCACCGGGTCCATCGGCACCCAGGCCATCGACCTGGTACTGCGCAACCCGGACCGTTTCCGGGTCACCGCGCTCTCCGCGAACGGCGGCCGGGTCGGGCTCCTCGCCGAGCAGGCGTACCAGTTGAGGGTGCGGACGGTCGCGGTCGCCCGCGAGGACGTCGTACCGGCACTGCGCGAAGCGCTCGCCGCCCAGTACGGCACGGGGGAGCCGCTCCCCGAGATCCTGGCCGGACCGGACGCGGCCACCCAGGTCGCCGCCTCGGACTGCCACACCGTGCTGAACGGCATCACCGGGTCCATCGGCCTCGCGCCCACCCTCGCCGCCCTGGAGGCGGGCCGCGTCCTCGCGCTCGCCAACAAGGAGTCGCTCATCGTCGGCGGCCCGCTGGTGAAGGCGCTCGCCAAGCCGGGCCAGATCATCCCGGTGGACTCCGAGCACGCGGCGCTCTTCCAGGCCCTCGCGGCCGGTACCCGCGCCGACGTCCGCAAGCTCGTCGTCACCGCGTCCGGCGGCCCCTTCCGCGGCCGTACGAAGGCGGACCTGGCGCGCGTGACCGTAGAAGAAGCTCTCGCGCACCCCACCTGGGCGATGGGCCCGGTGATCACGATCAACTCGGCGACCCTGGTGAACAAGGGTCTCGAAGTGATCGAGGCGCACCTGCTGTACGACATTCCCTTCGATCGCATTGAGGTGGTCGTGCACCCGCAGTCGTATGTCCACTCGATGGTGGAATTCACGGACGGTTCGACACTCGCCCAGGCGACGCCCCCCGACATGCGCGGGCCGATCGCCATCGGGCTCGGCTGGCCCGAGCGGGTGCCCGACGCGGCGCCCGCGTTCGACTGGAGCAAGGCGTCGACATGGGAGTTCTTCCCGCTCGACACCGACGCGTTCCCGTCGGTCGGCCTCGCCCGGCACGTCGGACAGCTCGCGGGTACGGCCCCGGCGGTGTTCAATGCGGCGAACGAGGAGTGCGTGGAGGCGTTCCGCGCGGGCGCGCTGCCGTTCAACGGAATCATGGAGACGGTGACACGGGTGGTCGAGGAACACGGGACACCGGCCACGGGAACTTCCCTGACCGTGCCGGACGTCCTCGAAGCGGAGACCTGGGCACGCGCCCGGGCCCGCGAACTGACAGCGCAGACGACCACGGCGAACGCGGAGGCGCGTGCATGA
- a CDS encoding M50 family metallopeptidase: MMILGIVVFAVGLLVSIAWHELGHLSTAKLFGIRVPQYMVGFGPTIWSRKKGDTEYGFKAIPFGGYIRMIGMFPPGDDGRITARSTSPWRSMIEDARSAAFEELKPGDETRLFYTRKPWKRVIVMFAGPFMNLILAVALFLTVLMGFGISQQTNTVSSVSQCVIAQNQNRDTCKASDPASPAAAAGLKAGDKILSFNGVQTTDWNKLSDLIRAAPGKTVPIVVERKGQDVTLHAKIASNQVAKKDSSGQIVQGQYVTAGFLGFSAATGIVRQDLGDSVTWMTDRLGEAVDSIADLPGKIPALWNAAFDGAPRQADSPMGVVGAARVGGEIFTLDIPPTQQLAMALMLVAGFNLSLFLFNMLPLLPLDGGHVAGALWEALRRNLAKVLKRPDPGPFDVAKLMPVAYVVAGIFVCFTLLVLVADVVNPVKIS, from the coding sequence ATGATGATCCTCGGCATAGTCGTCTTCGCGGTCGGCCTGCTGGTCTCGATCGCCTGGCACGAGCTGGGGCATCTTTCCACGGCGAAGCTCTTCGGTATCCGGGTGCCCCAGTACATGGTCGGCTTCGGCCCGACCATCTGGTCCCGGAAGAAGGGCGACACCGAGTACGGGTTCAAGGCCATCCCCTTCGGCGGCTACATCCGGATGATCGGCATGTTCCCGCCCGGCGACGACGGCCGGATCACCGCGCGCTCCACCTCGCCCTGGCGCAGCATGATCGAGGACGCCCGCTCGGCGGCCTTCGAAGAGCTGAAGCCCGGCGACGAGACCCGCCTGTTCTACACACGCAAGCCCTGGAAACGGGTCATCGTGATGTTCGCGGGCCCCTTCATGAACCTCATCCTCGCGGTGGCGCTCTTCCTCACCGTCCTGATGGGCTTCGGCATCTCGCAGCAGACCAACACGGTCAGCTCGGTCTCCCAGTGCGTGATCGCACAGAACCAGAACCGCGACACGTGCAAGGCGAGCGACCCCGCCTCCCCGGCCGCCGCGGCAGGCCTCAAGGCGGGCGACAAGATCCTCAGCTTCAACGGCGTGCAGACAACGGACTGGAACAAACTGTCCGACCTGATCCGCGCCGCCCCCGGCAAGACGGTCCCGATCGTCGTGGAGCGCAAGGGCCAGGACGTCACCCTGCACGCGAAGATCGCGAGCAACCAGGTCGCCAAGAAGGACTCCAGCGGCCAGATCGTCCAGGGCCAGTACGTCACCGCCGGCTTCCTCGGCTTCAGCGCGGCCACCGGCATCGTCCGCCAGGACCTCGGCGACTCGGTCACCTGGATGACCGACCGCCTCGGCGAGGCCGTCGACTCCATCGCCGACCTCCCCGGCAAGATCCCGGCCCTGTGGAACGCGGCCTTCGACGGCGCCCCCCGCCAGGCCGACTCCCCGATGGGCGTGGTCGGTGCGGCCCGCGTAGGCGGCGAGATCTTCACTCTCGACATCCCGCCCACCCAGCAACTGGCGATGGCCCTCATGCTGGTGGCAGGCTTCAACCTCTCCCTCTTCCTGTTCAACATGCTCCCGCTGCTCCCGCTCGACGGCGGGCATGTCGCGGGCGCACTGTGGGAGGCGCTGCGACGGAACCTGGCGAAGGTGCTCAAGCGCCCGGACCCGGGCCCGTTCGACGTGGCGAAGCTGATGCC